TCCTCGTAGGTTTTATTTACTCCCCAAAATCCACAAGGAACCCCACAAATGGAGCCAGCCCCATGTCATACCCCCGGGCAGGCCCATAGTTTCCGACTGTGGGAGCGAAACCTACAGGACGGCagaatttattgatttttatttaacgccactttccatcaaacacaatagttatttgaaagacacatatgattttatagaaaaaattaaaaatctgacCATTCCCCAAGAGGCCATTCTGTTCACAATTGATATAGAcagtttatacacaaacatagacattgaacagggcatccaagccgtaaaaaatatatttggcaaaTATCGAGACATTAGCAGGCCGGACAAAGAACTCCTGCAGCTGCTCGACATAAATTTAAGGAGGAACGACTTCGAATTTAATGGGAAGTTCTTCCTCCAGATTAAAGGGACAGCCATGGGGAAGAAATTTGCCCCGGCATACGCCAATATTTTTATGGCGGAATGGGAGACCTCCGCCCTCGCAGCGTGCCCGATCAAGCCCCTGCATTACTTACGGTACCTCGATGATATCTGGGGGGTATGGGCCCACTCCGTAgaggagtttgaggtgttccGCCACACCCTCAATACTCACAACCCCAGTATCACTatcaagtccaccaccagccCCATGTCGGTGGATTTCTTGGACACCACCACATACAAAGGTCCAGACTTCCCCTCCACTCACAATCTGGACATAAAGGTTTATTTCAAACAGACTGACACCCACGCCCTCCTCCACaagaccagtttccacccccgacatacctacgcgggactggtcaagtCCCAGCTGCTAAGATTCCACCGGATCTGCACCAGGCGGGAGGACTTCGTCACGGCCACGGGAGCCCTGTTCACGGCCCTGAGGAAGAGGGGATATTCGAGATCCTTCCTCAGGAGACAGTTCAGGTGCTTCTTGGACCCCAAGAAGCCTCCCCCTGGTGAGTCCATGATCCCCCTGATCACGACCTTCTCACCTGCGGCGGTACAGGTAGCTAGAAGAgtcaaacaaaactttaaagactTTGTGGATAATAGTGGCAGGCTCCAAAAACATTATTTGGTGTCAGCATACCGTAAGAATCCCAACCTGTGCGATCTGCTGGTCAGGGCTCGGGTCCCCTCCACGAGAGATCCTCCCCCGACTCGGAGCAGCGTCCCCTTCAGACACATCCCGTGGCTACTTAACCGCCACAACGGGAGGGTCTTCCGACCCCTATGCAGGGGGGACGCACGCACAAAAAACTGCGTTTACGTCATCCGATGCCAGCGTTGCCACGCCCTGTATGTTGGGGAGACGGGAAACACCATCGCCACCCGTTTCcaccaacatagacacaacattaCTCGACAGAAGAACACCACCACCCACCTGGTGCAACACTTCCTCCGGCACGGGTGGGCTTCTGTCCGGGTTTGTGTCATCCAGCACGACTCCAAATGGAGTGCAGGCCAACGGCGACACGCCGAACGCCTGTGGATGACCAAATTGGGTACTagacatccggggggcctcaatgaggcgtgagtgcgagcccgctgggccatagacggaccgtgcacacccctcttatattcttttttacactcttttatcgcccttcccccaccccttaccctaaccctaaccactctcctttttcactcctaaaacctacccatctctcttttctttacacctaacacctacccatctctccttctctttatacctaaccctaactcctaactctaaccctaaccccaaccccaaccccaaccccaaccctaacccgcctgtgcctctggtCCACACACGGCTCGCGCTCCGCACATTGGGGACCCTCCTGGTTCCACCTCTCATCCGTACCAAAATATACACATCATTTCTGGTAATAATACTTACCTTACTACTTACCTGGGAATCCGGACGTCTCTGGCGTAGGGGATGCCCCGGAGGTCCTGGTCTTCCCACGAGtacctgtaaaaaaacaacaacaaaatcaaagaaagaacatatgataacaacatcaaaaatacttacctttattgtcatgtctctcacctggggtaaacggacgttgtcctttactccaacgactgcaaaaagacacagaaacaatactaaaatacttaccttggttacagggtcatggacctagctacacggacgtacccggcgcagggagtgctccggatgtccgtgtactccaacgacctgaaaaaataccaaaaaaatacaaaaatacttaaaatcttcaaaaaaatcaaaaaacctaacaaaaatacaaaaaaatactaaaaaacctaaaaaatttctccaaaaaaatcttttggacttgtttgaactccatttggagtcacaattactgtttttctcggctcagttttattgtgcaaattaatagtgaattttctttatttttatcttattatttcctatttttgcctatttaattttattttattctatttctttattcactattaacaataataagaaaatataccatatacatggtcaatgctgtcactgggtgccaattattgctgcatggatgattttagctgagcagtttgcatcgcttaaaacttttttgtttatttttcgccagctacgactccacctcactctcagcagccaatcagcctcagtctaCAGCCAACCATCGAACGAGCAACATCTCTCTCATTGCACACTAGCCGACGCTTTTATTTCCTATTTTACATTTAGACAAGTCTCAGCCTGAAGAAGGCACATTCGTGCCGAAACGTTGCATTATCAGAGACTTGCAATACattatttttcacctttttaCTATCTTTCCTCTACCCTCCCTCTCTCTTTTTGTTTGTCACCGTGCGGAACTTTTCCCACGAGGCGAAAAGTCCGTCGACAATTCGCTCTTTTACGTTCAGTTTATACaccttaattatttaatttaatttattccaCTCCTTACCTTGGAGTCTTTTATCGTGCTGCATAGCAccgcccttagttgtttattttctttatattcttttttcttcgaagaagctggtcttcttcttctgtggtttttttcgaaggacatccggtttgcgctgacgtgacgtcactcaagcgcgccggagtctttccattttatttcttctctatcaatttattttttctttctacctacctaccttcattcctattatatttttacacataatacctattttacatttaatatcACGTTCGGTTGTCGAAAAATGGCGGCGTGGCATGACGAGGAATGGGTCCTCGTCCGTCCTCGCGGACGTAAACAGCGATCGCGGCGCGAGATCACCCCGCCCCCTCGTCCTCAACCTCAATACGGCCGCTATGATGACGAAGATTATCATTTTGCGGACCGTCGTCAACAACCGCCTCGCAGGAGCTACGCGGAGGTGCTGCGTGGCTatcctgcagaggaggaggacgagcggacgcgcctccgcagcgacacgcgtcgctacggcaaccgatcgcgtgagagacgtgacgtacgtggtcgggactaccccacacgcgacgcacgtcgccgggactaccctacacgcgacgcacgtcgccgcgaTTACCCCACACGCAACACACGCCGCCATGTTTACTCCACCAACAACACACGTCGCCAGGGCAACGCCTCTCGCGACAGGAGTAACAGCGGCCGGCGTGGCCAGCGTTATGGTGCCCCACGGTGGGAAAATCAACAGAatacattccaaaaaaataaaaacaattttttcagaggccacaaacctcaatatttccaacatcctgcacacaatagaccccaaaaaaacagggttaatttccgacctgcacactatgagcctcccaatcccaggaggactTTTAGAGCGGACAAACCTGGATTTGGACGGGGTCAACGCCCGAATATAAACAGGAATGTAAACACAACACGTCCCACCAGGGAAATTCATCCTGACAATCAGGATAGTGATTTTAGCATCAAAGCTAAAATCATctataacatcattaaaataatacACCACCAAAATAATGTGGATAGAGATATCCAACCACAAACTATTACTAATATGGAACTCACCTTGACGACCGGAATCAggccagcggtcaccaacccTGATACAGAAGCCCTAATAAAAGACAATGCACACAATTGGGCACAAAAAACTGTACAAATACTAAGAGAACATTATAAAAAAGCGCTGCAGACGGAAATCAACAAATTGAGTGCTTTTATTGGGCAAAATTGGAAGGAACCATTCCAGGTGGCCTCAGCTTGGACCAGGACACACCTGGGACGCAGGTTGACCACCGAGACACTGCGGCTGGCTGAGGGTCTGGTGATCTCCATCTGTGTGGACGTTCGTGGCGTGGACGAGGGGGGTAGTCCGTCACGATCCcagcagacggggtcaccagtccGCTTGGATCCTTCCAGCACCCGAGTGGTGATGGAGGTAGTGCAGccgccgctgccgctgccgctgccgctgccgctgccgctgccccTGCCGGTTCCAACCCTGCACGCTCCTGTGCGAGCCACGGCGTCCACCATGACCGACCCCGTGGTcggggactggtcccctgtggtgGAGCCGGTTCCGGGTCCTAGGGGACCGGTcaccccggtccccttcccggtTTTGTCGCCTTCTTCTCTGGCTGCGGCACCATCCAGGCCCCAGAGAATGACACGACCCCAGGAGCCATGCAGCAGTCCTCCCGACAACTCCATTGTCGaggctcccctggtcccgccACCCAGGCCGCATCCGCAGGTCGAGACCGAAGTCAGGGTCCCTCCTGCGGTCTCGGACGCGCCACCGCCACCTGGGGAACAAAATACATCAGTTGTAGTCCATGTGGCGGACAATGCACAGGTGACGTCTGGCCAACCAGACACTTCCAACTACTTACctgagcagccggcgtcatccCCTGAGGGGCCTCCagggtggtcccagctgcccccTGACACGCCCCCCAGTTGGTCTCAACTAGGTTCTGGCCTACCGGGACCATCCTCGCCGACTTCCTCCctcctggacgcgcccctcccggacgCGCCTCTTCCGGACGTGCCCCTCGTGGACACTCCTCCTCCACGCACGCCGGTTCCCGAAGCGGGTCCAAGCTGGTCCCAATTTTTTTCGGGAATCCGGAAGGGGCCTAGAGCGGTCGCTTCGGCCTCTCAGCCGACAGAGGATACAGACACGACACAATTAGCCACACCTATCAGTCCGCGCAGGGGCCCCACTAGACACATCAGTACAACGCGCAAgttggttgattggcacctgtctGTGGATAAGAAGGTCCTGGTGATTGGCGACTCCAATATTAGTCGTCTTCCACCTGTCCGTCTCCAGGACCTTCAGATGGACAGCTATCCAGGTGCCAACTTCCGCCACGCAGAGGCCATCCTAGAAAAAACAAAGATTAGTGTCGAAGTGGAAATGGTGGTGTTATCGTTCGGCCTCAATAACAAGGAACAAAACCCGAAGGCCACCACCTTTAAACAAATCCAAAGGGCCCTAAAGGTGGCCAAAACGGTGTTCCCGAACGCCGACATTTCCATCCCCATCATTAACTTCTCAGAAGCCCTGCCCCAGGAACATAAAGATAACCTCCACAAAATTAATACTTATATTCAAAAAAACTATAATTTCATTCCGGCACTCACCAGTGAGAAGTTTGCTACGGGGAGGGACAACCTTCACTGGACCGAGGAAACGGCCAAAAACATGCTGAAGCACTGGCTTCACCATTTAAACATGGCAtccccaaaaacccgacctgtcgggggggtgacacaagcacaaacaacaccaccacaaacacaaacaaaaacattgtaaatttgGCAAAACATTTCACACTTACCTCCTCACAGCGCTCCCTCCTCAATAAAGGCCTCACGTTCGTCCCATCCACCAACCTTAGTCCTGAGTGGCACCACCAAATGAAGTTTGACTTACAAGAAtaccacaggggtgtcaaactcgcggTGTTCTATGAAAAGCAAGGGTCCCTCGG
This genomic interval from Nerophis ophidion isolate RoL-2023_Sa unplaced genomic scaffold, RoL_Noph_v1.0 HiC_scaffold_293, whole genome shotgun sequence contains the following:
- the LOC133547955 gene encoding uncharacterized protein LOC133547955, which produces MELSGGLLHGSWGRVILWGLDGAAAREEGDKTGKGTGVTGPLGPGTGSTTGDQSPTTGSVMVDAVARTGACRVGTGRGSGSGSGSGSGSGGCTTSITTRVLEGSKRTGDPVCWDRDGLPPSSTPRTSTQMEITRPSASRSVSVVNLRPRCVLVQAEATWNGSFQFCPIKALNLLISDSHAAPPRSSCEAVVDDGPQNDNLRHHSGRIEVEDEGAGYSWEDQDLRGIPYARDVRIPSTQFGHPQAFGVSPLACTPFGVVLDDTNPDRSPPVPEEVLHQVGGGVLLSSNVVSMLVETGGDGVSRLPNIQGVATLASDDVNAVFCACVPPA